A window from bacterium encodes these proteins:
- a CDS encoding N-acetyl sugar amidotransferase, producing the protein MSKTKYQICSNCIMDTTDPNITFDERGWCDYCRNYHKNILPNWHPNENGEKMLAPLVERIKKDGKGRGHDCLIGISGGVDSSYCAYLAKKRFGLRPLLFHVDAGWNSQESVNNIERLIDGLNLDLHTEVVDWLEMKDLQLAFFKAQVPHIDTPQDHAFFAALYNFAAKNGFRYVLTGANYSTECVREPLEWHYHASDLRQIRDIHRRFGHRPLKTFPLADIFKYKLYYRYIKGVRVVKLLNYVSYIKEEAMQELMDKFGWQKYAHKHYESRFTRFYEGYWLPTKFGYDKRRAHFSSLILTKQMTREAALERIAQKAYDEQTMIQDFEYVATKLGLTVPELREIMNGKNKTYRDYKSSMPLISFATNILRMFRIQKVIIR; encoded by the coding sequence ATTACTTTTGATGAGCGGGGCTGGTGCGACTATTGCCGTAATTACCATAAAAATATTTTGCCGAATTGGCACCCAAATGAGAATGGTGAAAAGATGCTTGCTCCTCTCGTTGAGAGGATCAAGAAGGATGGAAAAGGGCGCGGCCACGATTGTCTTATCGGCATAAGCGGCGGTGTTGACAGTTCATATTGTGCATATCTTGCAAAAAAAAGATTTGGCTTAAGACCGTTGTTGTTTCATGTCGACGCCGGCTGGAACTCGCAGGAAAGCGTAAATAATATTGAAAGGTTGATCGACGGACTCAATCTTGACTTACATACGGAGGTTGTTGATTGGCTTGAGATGAAGGATTTGCAGTTAGCTTTTTTTAAAGCGCAGGTTCCTCATATTGACACGCCGCAGGATCATGCATTTTTTGCCGCGCTTTATAATTTTGCGGCAAAGAACGGTTTCAGATACGTATTAACAGGCGCGAACTATTCTACTGAATGTGTTCGCGAACCGCTTGAATGGCATTACCATGCTTCCGATTTACGTCAGATAAGAGATATTCACCGCCGTTTTGGTCACCGCCCTTTAAAAACATTTCCATTAGCTGATATTTTTAAATATAAGTTATACTACCGGTATATTAAAGGTGTCAGGGTAGTAAAACTGCTAAATTATGTTTCTTATATTAAAGAAGAGGCCATGCAAGAGTTGATGGACAAATTTGGCTGGCAAAAATACGCTCATAAGCATTACGAATCGCGTTTTACAAGATTTTATGAAGGATATTGGCTTCCAACAAAGTTTGGATATGATAAGCGCCGAGCGCATTTTTCCAGTTTAATTTTAACCAAACAAATGACACGCGAAGCAGCGCTTGAACGTATTGCACAAAAAGCATATGATGAGCAGACAATGATCCAGGACTTCGAGTATGTAGCTACAAAGCTGGGTCTGACTGTGCCTGAACTGCGGGAGATAATGAACGGTAAGAATAAGACTTACCGGGATTACAAATCCAGCATGCCTTTAATCAGTTTTGCAACAAATATTTTGCGAATGTTTAGGATACAAAAGGTAATAATCCGATGA
- a CDS encoding NAD-dependent epimerase/dehydratase family protein, with product MEINKKRKILVTGANGFIGCSLCTFLKEKGCFVRGAVRNNAHNVSEADEYIQVGDISELTDWSNALCDVDFVVHLAGRAHVMREQESDPDYVYHRINAMGTKRLAEQAVKSGIKRFIFISSIKANGKDPYGASKQEAENSLVCIAAETGLQVVILRLPLVYGPGVKANFRNLIKLVNSGVPLPFKNVTNRRSLIYLGNLLDAIITCVNHPLAAGEIFMLSDGQDISTPDLIKMIAFALGKRPLLFPLSTGILMTLCKIAGKGEEVGKLVGSLTVDSSKIRNLLSWKPPFTLEEGIKETIDHYIHYETHF from the coding sequence ATGGAGATAAATAAAAAAAGAAAAATACTTGTTACAGGTGCGAATGGATTTATCGGCTGCAGTCTATGCACTTTTTTAAAAGAAAAGGGCTGTTTTGTTAGAGGTGCTGTACGTAATAATGCGCATAATGTTTCTGAGGCTGATGAATATATTCAAGTCGGGGACATAAGCGAGTTAACTGATTGGAGTAATGCCCTTTGTGATGTTGATTTTGTTGTCCATTTGGCTGGACGGGCTCATGTAATGCGTGAACAAGAAAGTGACCCTGATTATGTATATCATCGAATTAATGCTATGGGTACCAAACGATTGGCAGAGCAGGCGGTAAAAAGCGGGATAAAACGGTTCATTTTTATCAGCTCAATTAAAGCAAATGGGAAAGATCCTTATGGTGCCAGTAAGCAGGAAGCCGAAAATTCATTAGTTTGCATAGCTGCTGAGACTGGGCTTCAAGTGGTAATTTTACGGCTACCTTTGGTTTATGGTCCGGGAGTAAAGGCTAATTTTAGAAATTTGATTAAACTTGTCAACTCAGGTGTGCCTTTACCATTTAAGAATGTTACTAACCGGCGCAGTTTAATTTATCTTGGCAATTTACTTGATGCAATTATTACTTGTGTTAATCATCCTTTAGCGGCAGGAGAAATTTTTATGTTAAGTGATGGACAGGATATTTCCACTCCAGATTTAATAAAGATGATCGCTTTTGCCTTGGGTAAGAGGCCTCTTTTGTTTCCTTTATCCACGGGTATCTTGATGACGCTGTGTAAAATTGCAGGAAAGGGTGAAGAAGTGGGAAAATTGGTGGGATCTCTTACTGTAGACAGCAGTAAAATCAGGAATTTACTTAGTTGGAAACCGCCGTTTACACTTGAAGAAGGTATAAAAGAAACCATCGACCATTATATACATTATGAAACGCATTTTTGA
- a CDS encoding glycosyltransferase family 4 protein: MSRILLHSLVFFPDRVSTAYIVTDLALELKRFGHNVTILTTTPHYNIDKKTLKSYTLKKKWLGFLYYGQCDGIPVWHIKIPIKGNRLWLRAVDYVKFHFFSLLVNLFLLEKQDIVISNSPPLTIGIIGYFLALRWKAASVYVVQELYPDIVISRGLIKWKVLINLMKYLEKLVYRWNTHIVTITEQFKKIISTRGIFPEKISFIPNGVDCEFYRPLQKNNTFLEANGLVGYFIVLYAGNIGLMQDWESVVFAAEHLSDYPIKFVIVGDGICRNWLGDRIKELNLGNIVLIPYQSNHIMPLINASVDIIMIPMTQVGIRDGFPSKIYTSFASAKTVIISAYKDSEMEQLIKTSGCGRMVLPENHEAFCDAVLKAFNEKYLLEDEGIKGRLFVLEHYSKQASAEKYNSVISKLIKNASK, translated from the coding sequence ATGAGCCGCATTCTTTTGCATTCCTTAGTTTTTTTTCCTGATAGAGTTTCGACTGCTTATATAGTGACTGACCTTGCGCTTGAACTCAAACGTTTTGGGCATAACGTCACTATCCTAACCACGACACCTCACTACAATATTGATAAGAAAACACTAAAGTCTTACACGCTTAAAAAAAAATGGCTGGGATTTTTATATTACGGCCAGTGTGACGGAATTCCTGTTTGGCATATAAAGATTCCTATAAAAGGCAATAGATTGTGGCTGAGGGCGGTGGATTACGTAAAGTTTCATTTTTTTTCATTGCTCGTGAATTTATTTTTATTAGAGAAGCAGGATATAGTTATTTCAAACTCTCCGCCTTTAACCATTGGTATTATCGGGTATTTTCTTGCATTACGATGGAAAGCGGCGTCAGTATATGTAGTACAAGAATTATATCCGGATATTGTAATCAGCCGGGGTTTAATCAAATGGAAAGTCCTTATTAATTTGATGAAATATTTAGAAAAGCTGGTGTATCGCTGGAACACGCACATTGTGACTATTACTGAACAATTTAAGAAAATTATATCCACTCGCGGAATATTTCCTGAAAAAATATCATTTATCCCCAATGGGGTTGACTGTGAATTCTATCGTCCCCTTCAGAAAAACAATACGTTTCTCGAAGCAAATGGTTTAGTGGGATATTTTATTGTTTTATATGCCGGCAATATTGGACTTATGCAGGATTGGGAATCTGTTGTTTTTGCAGCGGAGCATTTGTCTGATTATCCGATAAAATTCGTTATTGTTGGAGATGGAATCTGTCGTAACTGGCTGGGAGATAGAATTAAAGAATTAAATCTTGGCAATATTGTTTTAATTCCATATCAATCCAATCATATAATGCCTTTGATTAACGCCAGTGTCGACATAATCATGATCCCAATGACTCAGGTAGGAATAAGAGACGGGTTCCCATCAAAAATATATACAAGCTTTGCCAGCGCAAAGACTGTTATTATTTCTGCTTATAAAGATTCTGAAATGGAGCAATTAATAAAAACTTCAGGCTGTGGCAGGATGGTTCTTCCTGAAAACCATGAGGCTTTTTGTGATGCGGTGTTAAAAGCTTTCAATGAAAAATATTTACTTGAAGATGAAGGGATAAAGGGCAGGTTATTTGTTCTTGAGCATTATTCAAAACAAGCCAGTGCAGAAAAATATAATTCGGTTATTTCTAAACTGATTAAAAATGCATCTAAATAG
- the wecB gene encoding UDP-N-acetylglucosamine 2-epimerase (non-hydrolyzing) → MKIATIIGTRPEIIRLSRVMAVLDKFTQHIIIHTGQNYDYELNQIFFKELNIRKPDFFLEAAGKTAAETISLVISGSDEVLRKTNPDALLVLGDTNSCLSAIAAKKQKIPIFHMEAGNRCFDQRVPEEINRKIIDHISDINLPYSSISRENLLREGLPADRIIKTGSPMFEVLNYYLPQIESSDVLKRMKLTRLDYFVFSSHREENIDCPEQFSKLVILLNNLAKKYGKRIIFSTHPRTKMRMEGDKVDLNPLVEIMKPFGFLDYVKLQINAKAVFSDSGTITEESSILNFPALNLRQSHERPEGMEEASVMMVGYNWERIIEALTVLNDQKRGEERSLKLVNDYTVDNVSEKVMRIILSYTDFVRRVVWQEK, encoded by the coding sequence ATGAAAATAGCTACAATTATCGGTACAAGACCCGAAATTATCAGGTTGTCCAGAGTTATGGCTGTGTTGGATAAATTCACTCAGCACATAATTATTCACACGGGACAGAATTATGATTATGAACTCAATCAAATTTTCTTTAAAGAATTAAACATACGTAAGCCTGATTTTTTTCTCGAGGCTGCGGGTAAAACTGCTGCTGAAACTATCAGCTTAGTTATTTCCGGTTCGGATGAAGTATTGAGAAAAACCAATCCCGATGCCTTGCTGGTTTTGGGCGATACTAATAGTTGTCTATCTGCCATTGCGGCAAAAAAGCAAAAAATACCTATCTTCCACATGGAAGCGGGAAACCGTTGTTTTGACCAGCGCGTACCGGAAGAGATTAACCGAAAGATAATTGACCATATTAGTGACATTAATCTTCCCTATTCCTCGATTTCCAGAGAAAACTTGCTTAGGGAAGGATTGCCTGCAGATAGAATTATTAAAACCGGAAGCCCGATGTTTGAGGTGCTGAATTATTATCTTCCTCAAATTGAGTCATCCGATGTTTTAAAAAGGATGAAATTAACCCGTTTAGATTATTTTGTTTTTAGTTCTCATAGGGAAGAGAATATTGATTGTCCGGAACAATTTAGTAAATTAGTTATTTTGCTTAATAATTTGGCCAAAAAGTATGGCAAAAGGATTATTTTTTCTACTCATCCAAGAACTAAAATGAGGATGGAAGGGGATAAGGTTGATTTAAATCCGTTGGTAGAGATAATGAAGCCTTTTGGTTTTCTTGATTATGTAAAATTGCAAATAAATGCCAAAGCCGTCTTTTCTGATAGCGGGACTATTACCGAGGAATCATCAATTCTTAATTTTCCGGCTTTAAACTTAAGGCAGTCCCATGAACGTCCTGAAGGTATGGAGGAAGCCTCGGTAATGATGGTCGGGTATAATTGGGAACGAATAATTGAAGCGTTAACTGTTTTGAATGACCAGAAGAGAGGAGAAGAAAGATCGTTAAAACTAGTTAACGATTACACCGTGGATAATGTATCTGAGAAAGTCATGAGAATTATTTTAAGTTATACCGATTTTGTCCGTCGGGTTGTTTGGCAGGAAAAATGA
- a CDS encoding NAD-dependent epimerase/dehydratase family protein, producing MVNEKSTVLITGAKGFIGKNLVSFLLQRLQYNVIQFDIGNNYSELEACLKDADIVVHLAGINRPKEEGEFQTGNVDFTRKLCELLYKNKRKIPVIFSSSIQANLTNPYGQSKKDAETLLKEYSEKTNAKVTVYRLKNVFGKWCKPNYNSVVATFCYNIAHNLPLSISDMDAKLTLVYIDDVVKDFTNEIESFHTSGFFYKEVFPDYTITLGKLAQTLMDFKSFRSNLLSPDFADEFIRKLYATYLSYLDSGNLSYTLEKKSDNRGYLGEFLKAGGFGQIFVSNTLPGVIRGNHYHNTKTEKFFVVEGEAVIAFRNIFCSDIIEYKVSGSDLRVIDIPPGYAHSIKNTGSGNLVTLFWSNQILDPGNTDTYPMNVILDKMEKKGY from the coding sequence ATGGTTAATGAAAAATCAACTGTTTTAATTACTGGGGCAAAGGGTTTTATTGGAAAGAATCTGGTGTCTTTTTTGCTTCAGAGATTACAATATAATGTTATTCAGTTCGACATAGGGAATAATTATTCTGAACTTGAAGCTTGTTTGAAAGATGCGGATATAGTAGTTCATTTAGCCGGTATAAACCGGCCTAAGGAAGAAGGCGAGTTTCAAACCGGTAATGTGGATTTTACCAGAAAGCTGTGTGAATTACTCTATAAAAATAAACGGAAAATACCTGTTATTTTCTCTTCTTCAATACAAGCGAATTTAACAAATCCTTATGGACAAAGTAAAAAAGATGCAGAAACATTATTAAAGGAGTATTCTGAAAAAACAAATGCAAAAGTGACTGTTTACCGGCTAAAAAATGTTTTTGGTAAATGGTGTAAACCAAATTATAATTCTGTTGTGGCAACTTTCTGTTATAATATTGCTCATAATCTGCCATTGTCGATCTCCGATATGGATGCTAAGTTAACATTGGTTTATATTGATGATGTAGTAAAAGATTTTACAAACGAAATCGAGTCATTCCATACAAGTGGGTTTTTTTATAAAGAAGTTTTCCCTGATTATACGATAACTCTTGGAAAATTAGCTCAAACGCTGATGGATTTTAAAAGTTTCCGTTCAAATCTTTTATCTCCTGATTTTGCCGATGAGTTTATAAGAAAACTTTATGCTACATATCTTTCATATCTTGATTCGGGCAACTTATCATATACGTTGGAGAAAAAATCAGATAACCGGGGATATTTAGGCGAGTTTTTAAAGGCCGGCGGGTTTGGCCAAATTTTTGTTTCAAATACTTTGCCCGGAGTCATTCGTGGAAACCACTATCATAATACTAAAACAGAAAAGTTTTTTGTGGTTGAGGGAGAGGCAGTGATCGCCTTCCGCAATATATTTTGTTCTGATATAATTGAATATAAAGTTAGTGGTTCTGACCTGCGGGTTATTGATATTCCGCCCGGATACGCCCATTCGATAAAAAATACCGGCTCAGGAAATTTAGTTACATTGTTTTGGTCCAACCAGATTCTCGACCCCGGTAATACGGATACATATCCAATGAATGTAATTTTGGACAAAATGGAAAAGAAAGGATATTAA
- a CDS encoding AglZ/HisF2 family acetamidino modification protein: protein MLYPRIIPCLLVKDKGLVKTVNFKSPKYVGDPINAVKIFNEKEVDELIVLDISATLEKREPDYNMIEHLAAECRMPLCYGGGVKTIGQIQRIIQSGVEKVAISSAAIENPGLVTEAAECVGNQSVVVVLDVKKHFADGKYEIWTHNGHKATGKCPSELALQMERLGAGEIVINSIDNDGLMKGYDLDLVEKVREAVNIPLTVLGGARSLNDIGKLINKHRIIGAAAGSLFVFKGVYKAVLINYPNRAEKDNLIRANYNSDNTHIL from the coding sequence ATGTTATATCCACGGATTATTCCATGCTTATTGGTTAAAGACAAAGGCCTTGTTAAGACTGTCAATTTTAAAAGTCCGAAGTATGTAGGAGACCCTATAAATGCTGTAAAGATTTTCAACGAGAAGGAAGTGGACGAACTTATAGTATTAGATATTAGTGCGACTCTTGAAAAAAGAGAACCCGATTATAATATGATTGAACATTTAGCGGCGGAATGTCGAATGCCTCTTTGCTATGGAGGCGGTGTAAAGACTATTGGGCAGATACAAAGAATTATTCAATCAGGTGTAGAAAAAGTAGCAATAAGTTCTGCCGCAATAGAAAACCCTGGTCTTGTAACTGAGGCGGCTGAATGTGTTGGTAATCAGAGCGTGGTGGTTGTATTAGATGTAAAAAAACATTTTGCAGATGGTAAGTATGAGATTTGGACACACAATGGGCATAAGGCTACCGGAAAATGCCCGTCAGAATTGGCACTGCAAATGGAAAGGCTTGGAGCAGGCGAGATAGTGATAAATTCTATAGATAATGACGGCCTTATGAAAGGCTATGATCTTGATTTAGTTGAGAAAGTCCGGGAGGCGGTTAATATACCGTTAACAGTTCTTGGGGGCGCAAGATCGCTTAATGATATAGGCAAGCTAATTAATAAACACAGGATCATAGGTGCGGCTGCCGGTAGTTTATTTGTATTCAAAGGTGTATACAAAGCAGTTCTTATTAATTATCCTAACAGGGCAGAAAAAGATAATCTTATACGTGCCAATTATAACTCTGATAATACACATATTTTGTAA
- the hisH gene encoding imidazole glycerol phosphate synthase subunit HisH: MISIIDYGLGNVRAFANVYKKLNIPAKIVKQPEDLENASKVILPGVGSFDYAMQMLQKSGMRQFLDEIVLSRHIPVLGICVGMQILARSSEEGNLPGLGWIDGEIKRFNPSSSGYSMCVPHMGWNNIKPLKMNGLLQGLDINARFYFLHSYYFQSRESGNVIAVTDYGGEFACAVNSGNVFGVQFHPEKSHQWGIRLLENFGKL; the protein is encoded by the coding sequence ATGATATCAATAATTGATTACGGATTGGGAAATGTGAGAGCGTTTGCTAATGTCTATAAAAAATTAAATATACCGGCTAAAATTGTTAAGCAACCCGAAGATTTAGAAAATGCCAGTAAGGTGATATTACCGGGCGTTGGCTCTTTTGATTATGCGATGCAGATGCTTCAAAAATCAGGTATGCGGCAGTTCCTTGATGAGATTGTGCTTAGTCGTCATATACCAGTTTTGGGTATATGTGTTGGGATGCAGATACTTGCACGTTCCAGCGAGGAGGGAAACCTGCCTGGTCTTGGGTGGATAGATGGGGAGATAAAAAGGTTCAATCCTTCTTCTTCAGGATATTCAATGTGTGTGCCTCACATGGGCTGGAACAATATCAAACCATTAAAAATGAATGGTTTGCTGCAGGGTCTTGATATTAACGCGCGCTTTTATTTTTTACATTCATATTATTTTCAAAGCCGTGAAAGCGGGAATGTTATTGCTGTAACTGATTATGGCGGAGAATTTGCCTGTGCAGTGAATTCCGGAAATGTTTTTGGTGTTCAATTTCATCCGGAAAAAAGTCATCAATGGGGTATTAGGCTCCTTGAAAATTTTGGAAAGCTGTAA